A genome region from Acidimicrobiales bacterium includes the following:
- the mptB gene encoding polyprenol phosphomannose-dependent alpha 1,6 mannosyltransferase MptB has product MPTAAERVPRRAGWARWPERFARRLEYAAALGAHLLQRPGRPAPPVEPYVPGETPLARRLAWPVVLGFVASVLIFLGGTQPNSPFTFKHAGAWYFGIPHVAAESSAYTPAPGQWLFVGVVAVYAGMLLLLRAWFDVVRTMSRHPGVPVSRLVPVFVAWVLPLLVVAPLFSKDVYSYAAQGEMMAHGINPYHYGPSLLSSGSPFSQLVDPLWGNVSSPYGPVFLALAGGIVAASGHNVLLSVVGLRLLALAGTVLFACAVPVIARSFNRDAATAFAVAALNPLVLLHLVAGAHNDALMLGLLVPGYALARRGHPVLGVALCGLAAAVKVPAILGAVYIGWEWWGPGRPVSERLRPTLACLAGAVGVMAVCSEAVGLGWGWISGLQNPDTVRSWLDPATGLGLFLGRVVSAVGLGDHTHVLLTICRGAAFVLAGLIGLRLLRSSDRIGALSAMGWTYVAVVLLGPVVQPWYAAWGFVFLAPIAEGRTRRVLLVVSGIACFVGLPGGRVLVDELANANPGMVALASGALVAFAAALVAPRLRRGLGGQVKDGLSAERA; this is encoded by the coding sequence ATGCCGACCGCTGCCGAGCGGGTGCCACGCCGCGCCGGCTGGGCGCGATGGCCCGAGCGGTTCGCCCGGCGCCTCGAGTACGCCGCCGCGCTCGGCGCCCACCTGCTCCAGCGCCCGGGACGGCCCGCACCGCCGGTCGAGCCGTACGTCCCCGGCGAGACCCCCCTCGCGCGGCGCCTCGCGTGGCCCGTCGTGCTCGGCTTCGTCGCCTCGGTCCTCATCTTCCTCGGCGGGACGCAGCCGAACTCGCCGTTCACCTTCAAGCACGCCGGCGCCTGGTACTTCGGGATTCCCCACGTCGCCGCGGAGTCCTCCGCCTACACCCCCGCCCCCGGCCAGTGGCTCTTCGTCGGCGTCGTCGCCGTCTACGCCGGGATGCTCCTCCTCCTGCGCGCCTGGTTCGACGTCGTGCGGACCATGAGCCGCCACCCCGGCGTCCCGGTGTCGCGCCTCGTGCCGGTGTTCGTCGCCTGGGTGCTGCCGCTGCTCGTCGTGGCCCCGCTGTTCTCGAAGGACGTCTACAGCTACGCCGCGCAGGGCGAGATGATGGCGCACGGGATCAACCCCTACCACTACGGTCCCAGCCTGCTGAGCAGCGGCTCCCCCTTCAGCCAGCTCGTCGACCCGCTGTGGGGCAACGTCTCGTCGCCCTACGGACCGGTCTTCCTCGCCCTGGCCGGCGGCATCGTCGCGGCGAGCGGCCACAACGTCTTGCTCTCGGTCGTCGGCCTGCGTCTGCTCGCCCTCGCCGGTACCGTCCTGTTCGCGTGCGCGGTCCCGGTCATCGCCCGTTCGTTCAACCGTGACGCCGCCACCGCGTTCGCCGTCGCCGCGCTGAACCCGCTCGTCCTGCTGCACCTCGTCGCCGGGGCGCACAACGACGCCCTCATGCTCGGCCTGCTCGTCCCGGGCTACGCGCTGGCGCGCCGCGGCCACCCGGTGCTCGGCGTGGCGCTGTGCGGGCTCGCCGCGGCCGTGAAGGTGCCGGCCATCCTCGGGGCCGTCTACATCGGCTGGGAGTGGTGGGGCCCGGGACGTCCCGTCAGCGAGCGGCTCCGGCCCACGCTCGCGTGCCTCGCGGGCGCCGTCGGCGTCATGGCGGTCTGCTCCGAGGCGGTCGGCCTCGGCTGGGGCTGGATCTCCGGGCTGCAGAACCCGGACACCGTGAGGTCCTGGCTGGACCCGGCGACGGGCCTCGGCCTGTTCCTCGGTCGGGTCGTCTCCGCGGTCGGCCTCGGCGACCACACGCACGTGCTGCTCACGATCTGCCGGGGCGCGGCCTTCGTCCTCGCCGGGCTGATCGGGCTGCGCCTGCTGCGCAGCTCGGACCGCATCGGCGCGCTGTCGGCGATGGGGTGGACCTACGTGGCTGTCGTGCTGCTCGGCCCGGTCGTCCAGCCGTGGTACGCGGCGTGGGGCTTCGTGTTCCTCGCGCCGATCGCCGAGGGTCGGACCCGTCGGGTGCTCCTCGTGGTCTCGGGGATCGCCTGCTTCGTCGGCCTGCCCGGCGGGCGGGTCCTCGTCGACGAGCTCGCCAACGCCAACCCGGGGATGGTCGCGCTCGCCTCGGGCGCGCTCGTGGCCTTCGCCGCCGCCCTCGTCGCGCCCCGCCTGCGGCGGGGCCTCGGTGGCCAGGTGAAGGACGGGCTCTCGGCCGAGCGCGCCTGA
- the rpmG gene encoding 50S ribosomal protein L33 — MAKAEKRVQVTLECEVCKRRNYITTKNKNNDRERIELRKYCRFDRRHTNHKETR, encoded by the coding sequence GTGGCGAAGGCGGAGAAGCGCGTGCAGGTCACCCTCGAGTGCGAGGTGTGCAAGCGGCGCAACTACATCACGACGAAGAACAAGAACAACGACCGCGAGCGCATCGAGCTGCGCAAGTACTGCCGGTTCGACCGCCGGCACACGAACCACAAGGAGACGCGCTAG
- a CDS encoding NADH-quinone oxidoreductase subunit N, producing the protein MSVLLAAALALPRIDYTAILPELILLGGALVLVTASALSWRQIPTEAYASATVGFGGAALIASLVLVHDVSRHGPFTTVAQSIVVDGFSSFALVLVSTIVLLAAILAAGFLRREAIAGCEYYALALISCAGAMFMAAANDLILIFLGLEVLSIPLYVLAGLDRRRAASSEAALKYFILGAFSSAIFVYGIALTYGATGSTQLAEIAAFLARNVVTNDGVLLGGLALLLVGFGFKVAAVPFHMWTPDVYQGSPSAAVGFMASIAKVGAFAAALRVFVSSFPTLRSSWQPVVWVLAVLTMGLGALLVLVQQDVKRLLAYSSINHAGFILLGLQAASDRGVAAALFYLFAYSLLVLGSFAVVVVVGGPGDEAHDVARYRGLARTRPVLAAAFALLLLAQAGVPFTTGFFSKFYVVLAAVAAHSYALAVIAVVSAAITAFFYLRLVFLMFAATAVPSPVGAADADPSPAGVALLAPAAPVASGARAAEVEVSPWAATGIACCVVVTLLFGVWPQPLIAFAHQATLLIR; encoded by the coding sequence GTGAGCGTCCTTCTGGCCGCGGCCCTCGCCCTGCCGAGGATCGACTACACGGCGATCCTCCCTGAGCTCATTCTCCTCGGCGGCGCCCTCGTGCTCGTCACCGCCTCCGCGCTCAGCTGGCGCCAGATCCCGACCGAGGCGTACGCGAGCGCGACGGTCGGCTTCGGCGGGGCTGCGCTCATCGCGTCGCTCGTCCTCGTGCACGACGTCTCGCGTCACGGTCCGTTCACGACCGTCGCCCAGTCCATCGTCGTCGACGGCTTCTCGTCGTTCGCCCTCGTGCTCGTCTCGACGATCGTGCTGCTCGCGGCCATCCTCGCCGCCGGCTTCCTGCGGCGGGAGGCGATCGCCGGCTGCGAGTACTACGCGCTGGCGCTCATCTCCTGCGCGGGGGCGATGTTCATGGCGGCGGCGAACGACCTCATCCTCATCTTCCTCGGGCTCGAGGTCCTCTCGATCCCGCTGTACGTGCTGGCAGGCCTCGACCGGCGACGCGCGGCCTCGAGCGAGGCCGCGCTCAAGTACTTCATCCTCGGCGCCTTCTCCTCGGCGATCTTCGTCTACGGCATCGCCCTCACCTACGGGGCGACCGGTTCGACCCAGCTCGCCGAGATCGCCGCCTTCCTCGCCCGCAACGTCGTGACGAACGACGGCGTGCTCCTCGGCGGCCTCGCCCTCCTCCTCGTCGGCTTCGGCTTCAAGGTGGCCGCGGTCCCCTTCCACATGTGGACCCCCGACGTCTACCAGGGCTCGCCCTCGGCGGCCGTCGGGTTCATGGCCTCGATCGCCAAGGTGGGAGCCTTCGCCGCCGCGCTGCGGGTCTTCGTGTCCTCGTTCCCGACGCTGCGGTCCTCCTGGCAGCCGGTGGTGTGGGTGCTCGCCGTCCTCACGATGGGGCTCGGCGCCCTCCTCGTCCTCGTGCAGCAGGACGTGAAGCGGCTGCTCGCCTACTCCTCGATCAACCACGCCGGCTTCATCCTCCTCGGGCTGCAGGCGGCGAGCGACCGGGGGGTGGCGGCGGCGCTCTTCTACCTGTTCGCCTACAGCCTGCTCGTCCTCGGCAGCTTCGCCGTCGTCGTCGTCGTCGGCGGCCCGGGCGACGAGGCGCACGACGTCGCGCGCTACCGGGGGCTCGCGCGCACGAGGCCCGTCCTCGCCGCGGCCTTCGCCCTCCTGCTCCTCGCGCAGGCCGGGGTGCCCTTCACGACGGGCTTCTTCTCGAAGTTCTACGTCGTGCTGGCCGCCGTCGCCGCGCACAGCTACGCGCTCGCGGTGATCGCAGTCGTCTCGGCCGCGATCACCGCCTTCTTCTACCTGCGCCTCGTCTTCTTGATGTTCGCCGCGACCGCCGTGCCCTCGCCGGTCGGCGCGGCCGACGCCGATCCGAGCCCGGCCGGCGTCGCGCTGCTCGCGCCCGCGGCGCCCGTCGCCTCCGGCGCGCGCGCGGCGGAGGTGGAGGTCTCGCCGTGGGCGGCGACGGGGATCGCCTGCTGCGTCGTCGTGACGCTCCTCTTCGGCGTCTGGCCCCAGCCCCTCATCGCCTTCGCGCACCAGGCGACGCTCCTCATCCGCTGA
- the nusG gene encoding transcription termination/antitermination protein NusG, giving the protein MTTYTSDDGGEAPVEVDDLEGEPLEEDEAPARPPSPYDRPGRWYVVHTYAGYENKVKSNLESRISSMNMEDRIYEVVIPMEDAVEFKNGKKVTVQRKVFPGYLLCRCELDDDSWSVIRQTPGVTGFVGPGTKPTPLSRAEVESILQVREEGAEGPKQRRPRLEHEVGETVRVREGPFADFTGQVAEINEDQLKLKVLVNIFGRETPVELDFSQVAKL; this is encoded by the coding sequence ATGACGACGTACACGAGCGACGACGGGGGCGAGGCGCCGGTCGAGGTGGACGACCTCGAGGGCGAGCCGCTCGAGGAGGACGAGGCTCCGGCGCGTCCGCCGAGCCCCTACGACCGGCCGGGCCGCTGGTACGTCGTGCACACCTACGCCGGCTACGAGAACAAGGTGAAGTCCAACCTCGAGAGCCGCATCTCCTCCATGAACATGGAGGACCGCATCTACGAGGTCGTCATCCCGATGGAGGACGCCGTCGAGTTCAAGAACGGCAAGAAGGTCACCGTCCAGCGCAAGGTGTTCCCCGGCTACCTGCTGTGCCGCTGCGAGCTCGACGACGACTCGTGGTCGGTCATCCGCCAGACGCCGGGCGTGACCGGCTTCGTCGGTCCCGGCACGAAGCCGACGCCGCTGTCGCGAGCCGAGGTGGAGAGCATCCTGCAGGTGCGCGAGGAGGGGGCCGAGGGTCCCAAGCAGCGCCGCCCGCGCCTCGAGCACGAGGTCGGCGAGACGGTGCGCGTGCGCGAGGGCCCCTTCGCCGACTTCACCGGGCAGGTAGCCGAGATCAACGAGGACCAGCTCAAGCTGAAGGTCCTCGTCAACATCTTCGGACGAGAGACGCCGGTCGAGCTGGACTTCAGCCAGGTCGCGAAGCTCTAG
- a CDS encoding GNAT family N-acetyltransferase has protein sequence MLELRIVEDGDAEAIRTIYNAEVVGSTATFDLVERTAEEQRAWIAAHRGAYPAIVAVRDGEVVGFASLSPYRPRPAYSTTAEDSVYVAAPHRGQGVGKALLADIVRLASAQGFHSVVARIVGDHAASIALHRSCGFELVGVEREIGRKFGRWLDVAVMQRLL, from the coding sequence GTGCTCGAGCTACGCATCGTCGAGGACGGCGACGCCGAGGCGATCCGGACGATCTACAACGCCGAGGTCGTCGGGTCGACGGCCACCTTCGACCTCGTCGAGCGCACCGCCGAGGAGCAGCGCGCGTGGATCGCGGCGCACCGCGGCGCGTACCCCGCGATCGTGGCCGTGCGCGACGGGGAGGTCGTCGGGTTCGCCTCGCTCTCCCCCTACCGGCCCCGCCCGGCCTACTCGACGACCGCCGAGGACTCCGTCTACGTCGCGGCGCCCCACCGCGGCCAGGGCGTGGGCAAGGCGCTGCTCGCCGATATCGTCCGGCTCGCGAGCGCCCAGGGCTTCCACTCCGTCGTCGCCCGCATCGTGGGCGACCACGCCGCCTCGATCGCCCTCCACCGCTCGTGCGGCTTCGAGCTCGTCGGCGTCGAGCGCGAGATCGGCCGGAAGTTCGGACGCTGGCTCGACGTGGCCGTCATGCAGCGCCTGCTGTGA
- a CDS encoding NADH-quinone oxidoreductase subunit M, which translates to MPATAAFPYLTALVLVPAGAALVVLALPRSARAAIRAVALAGSLGVLGVAAAVLAEFKVGVAGYQLATFHEWVPALGISWNLGIDGISLFLVVLTAALFPLVLLGAAEREEPKAFAFWLLVLEAGCLGSFLSLDLLFFYLFFETTLVPVYFLIAGWGHERRAYAATKFFLYTFGASLLMLVGIVALVVVHEHQTGVTTFDSLALASTHLSGAAGVLLFLAFTAAFAVKAPVVPFHTWQPDAYREAPVSATVLLAAVMAKLGAYGMVRFDLGLFPHASRVVAPVLLVLGVVGILYGGVVAAAQRDLKRLVAYSSIAHLGFIVLGLFALTGTSVSGAVLEMLNHGVYTAALFLCVGMIFRRAGTFSMRSLGGGVQKVAPAFAGVFLLSALAAIGVPGLNGFVSEFLILLGVFQVHRYYAVAAVVGVVVAAVYLLWAYQQVFHGPRPAVVEAPGAAPARFRELTWREGLVLLPLLGAIVFLGVYPKPVLDRITPSVSRVVAHVQAAAPATARTPVATGGSRKEAAR; encoded by the coding sequence ATGCCGGCCACGGCCGCCTTCCCCTACCTCACGGCGCTCGTCCTCGTGCCGGCGGGCGCCGCGCTCGTCGTCCTCGCGCTGCCGAGGTCGGCGCGCGCCGCGATCCGGGCCGTCGCGCTCGCCGGATCGCTCGGCGTGCTCGGCGTCGCGGCGGCGGTGCTCGCCGAGTTCAAGGTCGGCGTCGCCGGCTACCAGCTCGCCACCTTCCACGAGTGGGTCCCCGCGCTCGGGATCTCCTGGAACCTCGGGATCGACGGCATCTCGCTCTTCCTCGTCGTGCTCACGGCGGCCCTCTTCCCGCTCGTGCTCCTCGGCGCGGCCGAGCGAGAGGAGCCGAAGGCCTTCGCCTTCTGGCTCCTCGTGCTCGAGGCGGGCTGCCTCGGCAGCTTCCTCTCGCTCGACCTGCTCTTCTTCTACCTGTTCTTCGAGACGACGCTCGTCCCCGTCTACTTCCTCATCGCCGGCTGGGGGCACGAGCGGCGGGCGTACGCGGCGACGAAGTTCTTCCTCTACACCTTCGGCGCCTCGCTGCTCATGCTCGTGGGCATCGTCGCCCTCGTCGTCGTGCACGAGCACCAGACCGGCGTGACGACGTTCGACTCGCTCGCGCTCGCGTCGACGCACCTGTCGGGCGCGGCGGGCGTCCTGCTGTTCCTCGCCTTCACCGCCGCCTTCGCCGTGAAGGCACCGGTCGTGCCCTTCCACACCTGGCAGCCCGACGCCTACCGGGAGGCCCCGGTCTCGGCGACGGTGCTGCTCGCGGCGGTGATGGCGAAGCTCGGCGCCTACGGGATGGTCCGCTTCGACCTCGGGCTCTTCCCGCACGCCTCGCGAGTGGTGGCGCCGGTGCTCCTCGTGCTCGGCGTGGTCGGGATCCTCTACGGCGGCGTCGTCGCCGCGGCGCAGCGCGACCTGAAGCGCCTCGTCGCCTACTCCTCGATCGCGCACCTCGGCTTCATCGTGCTCGGCCTGTTCGCGCTGACCGGCACCTCGGTCTCGGGCGCGGTGCTCGAGATGCTCAACCACGGCGTGTACACGGCCGCCCTCTTCCTGTGCGTCGGGATGATCTTCCGGCGGGCCGGCACCTTCTCGATGCGCAGCCTCGGCGGCGGCGTCCAGAAGGTCGCACCGGCCTTCGCGGGCGTCTTCCTCCTCAGCGCGCTCGCGGCGATCGGCGTCCCCGGCCTGAACGGCTTCGTCAGCGAGTTCCTCATCCTCCTCGGGGTCTTCCAGGTGCACCGCTACTACGCCGTGGCGGCCGTCGTCGGCGTCGTCGTCGCCGCCGTCTACCTCCTGTGGGCCTACCAGCAGGTCTTCCACGGCCCGCGCCCGGCTGTCGTCGAGGCGCCCGGCGCGGCGCCGGCGCGCTTTCGGGAGCTCACCTGGCGCGAGGGTCTCGTCCTCCTGCCCCTGCTCGGCGCGATCGTCTTCCTCGGCGTCTACCCCAAGCCGGTCCTCGACCGGATCACCCCGTCGGTGAGCCGTGTCGTCGCCCACGTCCAGGCCGCCGCGCCGGCCACCGCGCGAACGCCGGTCGCGACGGGCGGGTCACGCAAGGAGGCAGCCAGGTGA
- the secE gene encoding preprotein translocase subunit SecE yields MNRQTKRLLQRQGQLGADGTPAPRRPPATLARRPPEARRASLGKRFAQFMREVRSELAKVIWPRRAEVVNYSTVVLTTLVLLSLLIFGLNYLFAKGVLFLYRR; encoded by the coding sequence GTGAACCGACAGACGAAGCGCCTGCTGCAGCGGCAGGGGCAGCTCGGCGCCGACGGCACCCCGGCGCCTCGCCGCCCGCCGGCCACCCTGGCGCGTCGCCCGCCGGAGGCGCGCCGCGCTAGCCTGGGGAAGCGTTTCGCCCAGTTCATGCGCGAGGTGCGGAGCGAGCTCGCGAAGGTCATCTGGCCTCGCCGAGCCGAGGTGGTGAACTACTCCACCGTCGTGCTCACGACGCTCGTGCTGCTTTCGCTCCTCATCTTCGGGCTGAACTACCTGTTCGCCAAGGGGGTGCTGTTCCTCTACCGGAGGTAG
- a CDS encoding sigma-70 family RNA polymerase sigma factor, whose product MPVEASLEDLALAARDGDVDAFGRLVVATSPQVYALARRLVGNDDDAADVMQETYLRAFRAISAFRREAGVTTWLYRIAANCSATHLERRRRRRSEHLGDDVAIAEPRRERDPQAAADDGDDRRRLVAALGALPYELRAVVVLRDVYDLPHEAIAQELGISRAAARVRLHRARRRLRDALFGPVAAEARPAEGGGSVELLGRRRAPATRGRRAAG is encoded by the coding sequence GTGCCGGTGGAGGCCTCGCTCGAGGACCTCGCCCTCGCGGCACGCGACGGCGACGTCGACGCCTTCGGCCGGCTCGTCGTCGCCACCTCCCCGCAGGTGTACGCCCTCGCGCGCCGGCTCGTCGGCAACGACGACGACGCCGCCGACGTCATGCAGGAGACCTACCTGCGGGCCTTCCGGGCCATCTCGGCGTTCCGCCGCGAGGCGGGCGTGACGACCTGGCTCTACCGGATCGCCGCGAACTGCTCGGCGACGCACCTCGAGCGGCGCCGGCGCCGGCGCTCGGAGCACCTCGGGGACGACGTCGCCATCGCCGAGCCCCGGCGCGAGCGTGACCCGCAGGCCGCCGCCGACGACGGGGACGACCGCCGCCGGCTCGTCGCGGCGCTCGGGGCGCTGCCCTACGAGCTGCGCGCCGTCGTCGTGCTGCGGGACGTCTACGACCTGCCGCACGAGGCCATCGCGCAGGAGCTCGGGATCTCGCGGGCCGCGGCTCGGGTGCGCCTGCACCGTGCTCGGCGCAGGCTGCGCGACGCCCTGTTCGGTCCCGTGGCCGCCGAGGCTCGGCCGGCCGAGGGGGGCGGGAGCGTGGAGCTGCTCGGCCGGCGCCGGGCCCCGGCGACGCGAGGTCGGCGTGCCGCCGGCTGA
- the rplK gene encoding 50S ribosomal protein L11 produces MARRRVTAVVKIQLPAGQATPAPPVGTALGPHGVQTMEFCKQYNAATESQRGTIIPVEITIYEDRSFTFVLKTPPTTVLLREAAGLDKGSKAPGREQSGTVTEEQLEAIARTKQPDLNANDLESAKRQVEGTARSMGITVAR; encoded by the coding sequence ATGGCACGCAGGCGCGTCACCGCCGTCGTCAAGATCCAGCTCCCCGCCGGCCAGGCGACGCCGGCGCCGCCGGTCGGCACGGCGCTCGGCCCGCACGGCGTGCAGACGATGGAGTTCTGCAAGCAGTACAACGCCGCGACCGAGAGCCAGCGCGGGACGATCATCCCTGTCGAGATCACGATCTACGAGGACCGCTCCTTCACCTTCGTCCTGAAGACGCCCCCGACGACCGTGCTCTTGCGGGAGGCCGCCGGGCTCGACAAGGGGAGCAAGGCTCCCGGCCGGGAGCAGAGCGGGACGGTGACCGAGGAGCAGCTCGAGGCGATCGCGCGCACGAAGCAGCCCGACCTCAACGCCAACGACCTCGAGTCGGCCAAGCGCCAGGTGGAGGGGACGGCGCGCTCGATGGGCATCACCGTGGCCCGCTGA
- a CDS encoding YajQ family cyclic di-GMP-binding protein — MPSFDVTSEVDLQEVRNAVDQAAREVATRFDFKGTGSSISLAGHEIELHAPTEDRLRALVQLLEEKLVRRHVSLKALSYGKVEEAAKGTVRQHVRLQAGIDAERAKAIGRIVRELGLKGLTAQTQGGQVRVSGKRRDDLQAAITRLKAEDLGIPLQFGNLRD; from the coding sequence GTGCCGAGCTTCGACGTGACCTCGGAGGTGGACCTCCAGGAGGTCCGCAACGCCGTCGACCAGGCGGCGCGCGAGGTGGCGACGCGCTTCGACTTCAAGGGGACCGGCTCGTCGATCTCGCTCGCCGGACACGAGATCGAGCTGCACGCGCCGACCGAGGACCGGCTCAGGGCTCTCGTCCAGCTCCTCGAGGAGAAGCTCGTCCGCCGGCACGTCTCGCTGAAGGCCCTCTCCTACGGCAAGGTCGAGGAGGCGGCGAAGGGGACCGTGCGCCAGCACGTCCGCCTCCAGGCCGGCATCGACGCCGAGCGGGCGAAGGCGATCGGCCGGATCGTGCGAGAGCTCGGCCTCAAGGGCCTGACCGCCCAGACCCAGGGCGGCCAGGTGCGCGTCAGCGGGAAGCGACGCGACGACCTCCAGGCGGCGATCACCAGGCTGAAGGCCGAGGACCTCGGCATCCCGCTCCAGTTCGGCAACCTGCGGGACTGA
- a CDS encoding N-acetylmuramoyl-L-alanine amidase codes for MTAAHRRPRPRRRSRRVLVVLGVAALAAYGASRLASHATASGPTALAGTFAPGACVELGPTQGNRHETVFLDAGHGGPDPGSIGVDPAGQRVEEKQFTLPVELATGALLRSDGYTVVLSRTVDGPVAALGPGDLDGTVLTAAGEHADLAARVRCANEAHAAVLVSIHFNAFSDPNVGGALTTYDAARSFSAENERLASLLEHDVVASLARGGWDVPARGVTPDTNVGGPALTAAGAAYDHLYLLGPRAPGFNDDPSDMPGALVEPLFITDPAETAILEDPAGREAIASGIAEAIEQFLAAR; via the coding sequence ATGACGGCGGCGCACCGGCGACCGAGGCCGCGACGACGCAGCCGCCGGGTGCTCGTCGTCCTCGGCGTCGCCGCCCTCGCCGCCTACGGAGCGAGCCGCCTCGCGTCGCACGCCACGGCGAGCGGCCCGACCGCCCTCGCGGGCACCTTCGCCCCGGGCGCCTGCGTCGAGCTCGGACCGACACAGGGCAACCGGCACGAGACCGTCTTCCTCGACGCCGGCCACGGCGGGCCGGACCCCGGCTCGATCGGCGTCGATCCGGCCGGCCAGCGCGTCGAGGAGAAGCAGTTCACCCTCCCCGTCGAGCTCGCCACCGGCGCGCTGCTGCGTTCCGACGGCTACACGGTCGTCCTGTCGCGCACGGTCGACGGCCCGGTCGCGGCGCTCGGCCCCGGCGACCTCGACGGGACGGTGCTCACCGCGGCCGGCGAGCACGCCGACCTCGCGGCGCGGGTGCGCTGCGCCAACGAGGCGCACGCCGCGGTGCTCGTGTCCATCCACTTCAACGCCTTCTCCGACCCGAACGTGGGGGGCGCCCTCACCACCTACGACGCGGCCCGCAGCTTCTCGGCCGAGAACGAGCGGCTCGCCTCGCTCCTCGAGCACGACGTCGTCGCCTCGCTCGCCCGCGGCGGCTGGGACGTCCCGGCGCGCGGCGTGACGCCGGACACGAACGTCGGCGGTCCGGCGCTCACCGCCGCCGGCGCCGCCTACGACCACCTCTACCTGCTCGGTCCGCGCGCGCCCGGCTTCAACGACGACCCGAGCGACATGCCCGGCGCCCTCGTCGAGCCGCTGTTCATCACCGACCCGGCCGAGACGGCGATCCTCGAGGACCCGGCCGGCCGGGAGGCGATCGCCTCGGGCATCGCCGAGGCGATCGAGCAGTTCCTCGCCGCTCGCTGA